Proteins encoded in a region of the Desulfonauticus submarinus genome:
- a CDS encoding single-stranded DNA-binding protein, whose translation MAASLNKVFLIGRLGQDPKLAYTTSGMPVVNFSLATDEGYTDKNGKRVDKTEWHRIVVFNKQAEFCANYLSKGRLIFVEGRLQTREWQDQQGQTRYTTEIIASRIQALDPKGTSTTSPNATAPAPEQTEEEDLGPTFPSEVAGMDDAPF comes from the coding sequence ATGGCAGCTAGCTTAAATAAAGTATTTTTAATTGGCAGGCTAGGACAAGATCCAAAACTAGCTTATACAACATCGGGGATGCCAGTGGTAAATTTCTCTTTGGCCACTGATGAAGGTTATACTGATAAAAATGGGAAGCGAGTGGATAAAACAGAATGGCATAGAATTGTGGTTTTTAACAAACAAGCAGAATTTTGTGCCAATTATCTAAGTAAAGGCAGACTTATTTTTGTAGAAGGAAGACTCCAAACCAGAGAATGGCAAGACCAACAAGGACAAACTCGTTATACTACAGAGATTATTGCTTCCAGAATCCAAGCTCTTGACCCAAAAGGTACTAGCACGACTTCTCCTAATGCTACCGCCCCTGCTCCAGAACAAACAGAAGAGGAAGACCTTGGTCCTACTTTTCCCTCTGAAGTAGCAGGTATGGATGATGCGCCATTTTAA
- a CDS encoding HEPN domain-containing protein — MKKRQHINYWIKSAEHDLEVADTLFQNKKYDWCLFIAHLVLEKILKAYFVKQYNKLPPKLHNLLRLAEMVDLELTEEQKLFLDEVNDFNLAIRYPDYKFSFYKKCTEDFTNYYFEKIKDFYKWLLSQIK; from the coding sequence ATGAAAAAAAGACAACATATCAATTATTGGATAAAAAGTGCAGAACATGATTTAGAAGTAGCTGATACCCTTTTTCAAAACAAAAAATATGACTGGTGTCTTTTTATTGCCCATTTAGTATTAGAAAAAATTTTAAAAGCATATTTTGTTAAACAATATAATAAATTGCCTCCTAAGTTACATAATTTACTAAGATTAGCAGAAATGGTTGACCTTGAGCTTACAGAAGAACAAAAATTATTTTTGGATGAGGTAAATGATTTTAATCTTGCAATTCGTTATCCTGACTATAAATTTTCATTTTATAAAAAATGCACTGAAGACTTTACAAATTATTATTTCGAAAAAATTAAGGATTTTTATAAATGGCTACTATCCCAAATAAAATAA
- a CDS encoding carboxyl transferase domain-containing protein codes for MILLDIEKEIQLLEEKLNYIQDIFAHKENENILLLQAKLNDFISSYKKLTLNECRQKLSSLKDLFSFLENKLDRQLTPMDKVRIVRHPQRICLKDILENVYDNYTEIGGQDEYSIDPSMLIARAYITRKVGNKVYHQPVMVIGQEKGHGEEFRNGGSVKPWGNAKALQYMKVAERENIPIHTYVFTPGAYPIEDYPGAAQQIARNLYEMAGIKVPIVAVFSEGGSGGAEAIALADMRLMLSHGYYSVISPEGAAAIEGKIRGNNKASLELIEKCAAQLKITADDNLVMGYIDRIIKEPPLGARPEHFDFFKTLRNEVIKATDEVVLKVRGISLFRSLALRKLKNPDIYVRWNLSSKAKQRLLETRYKKFRNMSKHAYIDNSGWFDRLQEETKALLWTVYGLLRYDFFKRHQQKISQLAEDIKGEAFALVGRLQKKLTYTLCKIPWYRKRKNNVCELVSLSEWKEEKKPTQTYTSPQAKIDKAITCPNAEKEGCLDQWAPDLFGDLAGVCAYCGHHFPMEHEWYLYNVFDANSIHEFNSHIEAGNPLDFEGFSHKLKQAKQKTGHKSACLTFEASIQGVEVVVAVLMAKFRGGTVGAAEGEKFIRAVERANLKYRPFIAYVHGTAGIRIQEGTNGVIQMPRCTMAIRRYLEEGGLYIVVYDTNSYAGPVASFLGCSPYQFAIRSSNLGFAGPGVIKETTGIEIPPDYHKAYHALSRGHIQGIWDRRQMRDNLYQALLTMGGRRLYYQ; via the coding sequence ATGATATTACTCGATATAGAAAAAGAAATCCAACTCTTAGAGGAAAAATTAAATTATATTCAGGATATTTTTGCACATAAAGAAAATGAAAATATTTTACTTTTACAAGCTAAATTAAATGATTTTATTTCTTCCTATAAAAAGCTTACTCTTAATGAATGCAGGCAAAAACTCTCTTCTTTAAAAGATCTTTTCTCCTTTTTAGAAAATAAATTAGACAGACAACTAACACCTATGGACAAAGTCCGTATAGTTCGTCATCCCCAGAGGATATGTCTCAAAGATATTCTTGAAAATGTGTACGACAACTATACTGAAATAGGGGGACAAGATGAATATAGTATAGATCCCTCTATGCTCATAGCTAGGGCATATATTACTAGAAAAGTAGGAAATAAGGTCTATCATCAACCTGTTATGGTTATCGGACAAGAAAAAGGTCATGGAGAAGAATTTAGAAATGGAGGCTCTGTAAAACCCTGGGGTAATGCTAAAGCTTTGCAATATATGAAAGTAGCTGAACGAGAAAATATTCCTATTCATACTTATGTATTTACTCCAGGGGCATACCCTATAGAAGACTATCCTGGAGCTGCTCAACAAATTGCCCGTAATCTGTATGAAATGGCAGGGATAAAGGTACCTATTGTTGCTGTTTTTTCTGAAGGTGGATCAGGAGGAGCAGAAGCTATTGCTCTGGCAGATATGCGTCTCATGTTGTCTCATGGTTATTATTCTGTAATCTCCCCAGAAGGAGCCGCTGCTATTGAAGGAAAAATTCGAGGAAATAACAAAGCCTCTTTAGAACTTATTGAAAAATGTGCAGCTCAATTAAAAATTACTGCAGATGATAATCTAGTAATGGGATATATAGATAGAATAATTAAAGAACCTCCTTTAGGTGCAAGACCAGAACATTTTGATTTTTTTAAAACTCTTAGGAATGAAGTAATAAAAGCCACTGATGAAGTAGTCTTAAAAGTAAGAGGAATTAGTCTTTTTCGATCTTTAGCCTTAAGAAAACTTAAAAACCCAGATATTTATGTCCGCTGGAATTTAAGCTCTAAGGCTAAACAAAGATTATTAGAAACAAGATACAAAAAATTTAGAAATATGAGCAAACATGCTTATATTGACAATAGTGGCTGGTTTGACAGACTTCAAGAAGAAACTAAAGCATTATTATGGACTGTATATGGCTTATTACGCTATGACTTTTTTAAACGCCATCAACAAAAAATATCCCAATTAGCAGAAGATATAAAGGGAGAAGCATTTGCCTTGGTTGGTAGATTACAAAAAAAGTTAACTTATACTCTTTGTAAAATCCCTTGGTATCGAAAAAGAAAAAATAATGTTTGTGAATTGGTAAGCCTTTCTGAATGGAAAGAAGAAAAAAAACCAACTCAAACCTATACAAGTCCTCAAGCAAAAATAGATAAAGCTATTACCTGTCCAAACGCAGAAAAAGAGGGATGTCTGGATCAATGGGCGCCAGATTTATTTGGTGACCTAGCAGGAGTATGTGCCTATTGTGGACATCATTTTCCTATGGAACACGAATGGTACTTATACAATGTCTTTGATGCCAATTCTATTCATGAATTTAATAGCCATATTGAGGCTGGCAATCCTCTAGATTTTGAAGGGTTTTCCCACAAACTTAAACAAGCAAAGCAAAAAACAGGACATAAAAGTGCTTGTCTCACTTTTGAAGCATCTATTCAAGGAGTAGAAGTAGTAGTCGCTGTACTTATGGCCAAGTTTAGAGGTGGTACAGTAGGAGCTGCTGAAGGGGAAAAATTTATACGCGCAGTAGAACGAGCTAACCTAAAATATAGACCTTTCATTGCTTATGTACACGGCACAGCAGGCATTCGTATTCAGGAAGGCACAAATGGTGTTATCCAAATGCCAAGATGTACTATGGCTATCCGAAGATACTTGGAAGAAGGTGGGTTATATATAGTAGTATATGATACTAATTCATATGCAGGTCCTGTGGCCAGTTTTTTGGGATGTTCTCCTTATCAATTTGCTATTCGCTCTTCTAACCTTGGCTTTGCAGGACCAGGAGTCATTAAAGAAACTACTGGAATAGAAATCCCGCCAGACTATCACAAAGCTTATCACGCTTTAAGCAGAGGACATATTCAAGGCATTTGGGATAGACGCCAAATGCGAGATAACCTCTATCAGGCCTTGCTAACCATGGGGGGAAGGCGTCTATATTATCAATAA
- a CDS encoding nucleotidyltransferase domain-containing protein produces MATIPNKIKNIIFEFINELEKNNIPIDEIFLFGSYAKGNYTPESDIDLLIVSPIFQGDIIEDKKKIRKYILKISSYLEIIPCSRKEFQKKNPFIKEITKKGLKITPSNTTFQ; encoded by the coding sequence ATGGCTACTATCCCAAATAAAATAAAAAATATTATTTTTGAGTTTATTAATGAATTAGAAAAAAATAATATACCCATAGATGAAATATTTTTATTTGGTAGCTATGCAAAAGGGAATTATACCCCAGAATCTGATATAGACTTATTAATAGTATCTCCAATATTTCAAGGCGATATAATAGAAGATAAGAAAAAAATTAGAAAATATATTCTAAAAATTAGCTCTTATCTAGAAATTATTCCTTGTTCGCGAAAAGAATTTCAAAAAAAGAACCCTTTTATTAAAGAAATAACCAAAAAAGGACTAAAAATTACACCTTCCAACACTACATTTCAATAA
- a CDS encoding biotin attachment protein has product MEKQNISELLQKIRENPYREIIITAPHSGNIEFVLKKTGSAVNGPSGKYKEKPGTLLAYLTRENNKKPIFAPEKGEISELAELKDGDFVQAGTPLLKIKHYLTKKEVIELILQQTLFLFRAPEKGKYYFLPEIDKKIKTKGCQNVLLSPGEEVLILSRMKRETYISYEGPRGLIYIVYFKQGQSLNSGDILFGICPKEDLEKIKEVVIKVQSEWEENNIG; this is encoded by the coding sequence TTGGAAAAACAAAATATATCAGAGCTATTACAAAAAATAAGAGAAAATCCTTATAGAGAAATTATAATTACAGCTCCTCATTCAGGAAACATAGAATTTGTTCTAAAAAAAACAGGCAGTGCTGTAAATGGCCCTAGTGGAAAATATAAAGAAAAACCAGGGACTTTATTAGCCTACTTAACTAGAGAAAATAACAAAAAACCCATTTTTGCCCCTGAAAAAGGAGAAATAAGCGAATTAGCAGAATTAAAAGATGGAGACTTTGTTCAAGCAGGAACCCCTCTTTTAAAAATAAAACATTATCTCACTAAAAAAGAAGTCATAGAACTTATTTTACAACAAACATTGTTTCTATTTAGAGCACCAGAAAAAGGAAAATATTATTTTTTGCCTGAAATTGATAAAAAAATAAAAACCAAAGGTTGTCAAAATGTATTGCTATCTCCAGGAGAAGAAGTATTAATTTTAAGCAGAATGAAACGAGAGACATATATCTCTTATGAAGGCCCAAGAGGGCTTATTTACATTGTATATTTTAAACAAGGGCAAAGTTTAAATAGTGGAGATATCCTTTTTGGCATATGTCCAAAAGAAGATTTAGAAAAAATTAAAGAAGTTGTAATAAAAGTACAAAGCGAGTGGGAGGAAAATAATATTGGGTAA